The following are from one region of the Melospiza melodia melodia isolate bMelMel2 chromosome 16, bMelMel2.pri, whole genome shotgun sequence genome:
- the LOC134425906 gene encoding carcinoembryonic antigen-related cell adhesion molecule 1-like, translating into MGEVGWIVVFVMTFISCNAFLDLSTVHQVTGTWMASTTLPCTYVPTEDFTQQTLSWSVDQGSGTSTIFHRDSTGDHILLSKFRGRVSVPKHNPGDASLLIQNLEMPDSGHYTCQIVWRSRDNNLITKEVTTIVKVVKVAATKPIIRAAEPGLTLPAGASTSLSCEAGGSPPISYRWFRRGPAGTAELLRSGAELAWRGLRPSDSGTYFCEAHNRAGAGAVQRSDAVRLTVTDVPTTTAALQRNVGSTGGHHSTTDVPTTTAALQRNVGTTGGHHSTTSQEDSSDMEHTVTDPVPTTRVSRMDTAPVGPFQDTGSQRLAPSPLLYGLPAALGGAALGALLAAALGCWRRRRRKDEPLYEVAFCRTADVALLQPEVEVPAKCQQEEMYSNPEKTTMKDRKSPEYENLVTAMESQYETEGIL; encoded by the exons ATGGGAGAAGTTGGATGGATAGTGGTGTTTGTGATGACTTTCATCAGCTGCAATG CCTTCCTGGATCTGTCTACTGTCCACCAGGTCACGGGCACTTGGATGGCATCCACCACTCTCCCATGTACCTATGTGCCTACAGAAGATTTCACCCAGCAAACGCTCAGCTGGAGCGTGGATCAGGGCTCCGGCACCTCCACCATCTTCCACAGGGACAGCACTGGTGACCACATCCTGCTCTCCAAATTCCGAGGCCGAGTCAGCGTCCCAAAGCACAACCCAGGGGATGCCTCACTCCTCATTCAGAACCTTGAAATGCCTGACAGTGGACACTACACTTGTCAAATCGTCTGGAGGTCCAGAGATAACAACTTGATAACAAAAGAGGTGACCACTATAGTTAAAGTTGTCAAAG TGGCAGCCACCAAGCCCATCATCAGAGCGGCGGAGCCGGGGCTGACGCTGCCGGCCGGAGCCAGCACCAGCCTGAGCTGCGAGGCCGGCGGCTCCCCTCCCATCAGCTACCGCTGGTTCCGCCGCGGCCCGGCGGGCACGGCCGAGCTCCTGCGCAGCGGGGCCGAGCTGGCCTGGCGCGGCCTGCGGCCCTCGGACAGCGGCACGTACTTCTGCGAGGCGCACAACAgggccggggccggcgccgtGCAGCGCAGCGATGCCGTGCGCCTGACGGTCACAG ATGTGCCCACAACAACAGCAGCCTTGCAGAGGAATGTGGGAAGCACGGGGGGACACCACTCAACCACAG ATGTGCCCACAACAACAGCAGCCTTGCAGAGGAATGTGGGAACCACGGGGGGACACCACTCAACCACCAGTCAGGAAGACAGTAGTGACATGGAGCATACAGTGACAG ATCCAGTCCCAACCACACGGGTCTCCAGGATGGATACTGCTCCAGTGGGGCCTTTCCAAGACACAG GTTCCCAGCGGCTCGCCCCGTCCCCGCTGCTGTACGGGCTGCCGGCCGCGCTGGGCGGCGCCGCGCTGGGCGCGCTGCTGGCGGCCGCGCTGGGctgctggcggcggcggcggaggaagGACG aacctCTCTATGAAGTTGCTTT ctgcagaACTGCAGATGTcgccctgctgcagcctgagGTGGAAGTCCCTGCTAAGTGCCAACAGGAGGAAATGTACTCTAACCCTGAAAAGACCACCATGAAAGACAGGAAAAGCCCTGAGTATGAGAACCTTGTGACTGCAATGGAATCTCAGTATGAAACAGAAGGAATTTTGTAA
- the LOC134425777 gene encoding V-set and immunoglobulin domain-containing protein 4-like → MLGVRESPGRAGQVNQFLIYPSLGKADQPGWRGSSPAGRMGTVLRAAVLLSSLLHCNAFLELSGPSEIKGVWKDSVTLPCAYVPVEDLVQQTLTWTVVHDEGSGAIIRRDDSGDQVLLSEYRDRVSIPKDDPGNVSLIILSLEISDKGTYTCQVTWRDSNNSLIAKEITTSLEVVKVAATKPIIRAAEPGLTLPAGASTSLSCEAGGSPPISYRWFRRGPAGTAELLRSGAELAWRGLRPSDSGTYFCEAHNRAGAGAVQRSDAVRLTVTDVPTTTAALQRNVGTTGGHHSTTEKPETELVSGGTSAISWTPWGPTSTADLPITATNSESGVGYPGKNETIQEFQRTGLSLYMVILIAVVCGAVVFLIISLITCIRKPKEAQVYDVKFHNSRAAASSSTGHYEEPISATENHYVMELGESKVSEEVNKDVSGCVANAQESEYEVGDTS, encoded by the exons ATGCTCGGTGTCAGAGagagcccaggcagggcagggcaggtaaATCAGTTCCTGATTTACCCCAGCCTGGGAAAGGCAGATCAGCCTGGCTGGagggggagcagccctgcaggaagGATGGGAACGGTGCTGCGAGCAGCCGTGCTCCTGAGCTCCCTTCTGCACTGCAATG CTTTTCTGGAGCTGAGTGGCCCCAGTGAGATCAAAGGGGTCTGGAAGGACTCTGTCACTCTGCCTTGTGCCTATGTGCCTGTGGAGGACCTCGTGCAGCAAACCCTCACCTGGACTGTGGTGCATGACGAGGGTTCAGGTGCCATCATCCGGAGGGATGACTCCGGGGACCAGGTTCTCCTGTCTGAGTATAGAGACAGAGTCAGCATCCCGAAGGATGACCCAGGAAATGTGTCTCTCATCATCCTGAGCCTGGAGATATCTGACAAAGGAACCTACACTTGCCAGGTCACCTGGAGAGACAGCAACAACAGCCTGATAGCAAAGGAGATCACCACCAGCTTGGAGGTTGTTAAAG TGGCAGCCACCAAGCCCATCATCAGAGCGGCGGAGCCGGGGCTGACGCTGCCGGCCGGAGCCAGCACCAGCCTGAGCTGCGAGGCCGGCGGCTCCCCTCCCATCAGCTACCGCTGGTTCCGCCGCGGCCCGGCGGGCACGGCCGAGCTCCTGCGCAGCGGGGCCGAGCTGGCCTGGCGCGGCCTGCGGCCCTCGGACAGCGGCACGTACTTCTGCGAGGCGCACAACAgggccggggccggcgccgtGCAGCGCAGCGATGCCGTGCGCCTGACGGTCACAG ATGTGCCCACAACAACTGCAGCCTTGCAGAGGAATGTGGGAACCACGGGGGGACACCACTCAACCACAG AAAAACCTGAAACAGAGCTGGTGTCTGGAGGTACCTCAGCAATCTCCTGGACTCCCTGGGGCCCCACCTCTACTGCAG ATCTGCCCATAACAGCAACAAATTCTGAGAGTGGTGTGGGATATCCAGGGAAGAATGAAACAATTCAGG AGTTCCAGAGGACTGGCTTGTCCCTGTACATGGTCATCCTGATTGCTGTGGTGTGTGGTGCTGTGGTTTTCCTTATCATCTCTCTTATCACTTGCATTAGAAAGCCCAAAGAAG ctCAAGTCTATGATGTAAAATT cCACAACTcgagagcagcagcttcctcAAGCACAGGTCACTATGAGGAACCCATCTCTGCCACTGAAAACCACTATGTGATGGAGCTTGGGGAAAGCAAAGTCTCTGAAGAAGTAAATAAGGATGTGTCTGGCTGTGTGGCAAACGCCCAGGAATCTGAGTATGAAGTAGGGGACACTTCCTGA